In Sorghum bicolor cultivar BTx623 chromosome 8, Sorghum_bicolor_NCBIv3, whole genome shotgun sequence, one genomic interval encodes:
- the LOC110437565 gene encoding uncharacterized protein LOC110437565, translating into MTKKTARKDKEVEEDKEEAPSKQENTKFYGKTAPHEFYDTNILLPFPRTRKPTTDEQFGKFVEVIRQLYVNIPLLDAMQVPTYAKYLRDILNNKRPLPTTEVIKLTEECSAAILNQLPEKKKDPGCPTIDCSIGTHHFEHALCDLGASVSVMPKVIFDKLTHAVLSPTSIHLQLADQSIRHPAGVAENIPVKIREFLVPVDFVVLDMEVDEKTPLILGRPFLSTANAHIDVGAGEIQFTINGAQEKFNFKPKVVQSWQWMWQPSHS; encoded by the coding sequence ATGACAAAAAAGACTGCAAGAAAAGATAAGGAAGTTGAGgaagacaaggaagaagcaCCATCTAAGCAGGAAAACACCAAGTTCTATGGAAAGACAGCTCCGCACGAGTTCTACGACACCAACATTCTGCTGCCAtttccaagaacaaggaagccAACCACCGATGAACAATTCGGGAAGTTTGTTGAGGTAATTCGGCAATTATATGTCAATATCCCACTACTTGATGCAATGCAGGTTCCAACCTATGCCAAGTATTTGAGAGACATACTCAACAACAAACGCCCGCTGCCTACAACTGAGGTGATTAAGCTAACAGAAGAATGCAGCGCGGCGATACTAAACCAACTAccagaaaagaagaaggaccctGGATGTCCTACCATCGACTGCTCCATTGGGACACATCACTTCGAGCATGCACTGTGCGACttgggagcaagtgtcagtgtcatGCCAAAGGTAATATTTGATAAACTAACCCATGCTGTTTTGTCCCCTACATCAATACATTTGCAGTTAGCGGATCAGTCAATTCGCCATCCTGCGGGGGTAGCTGAGAATATCCCCGTAAAGATACGCGAGTTCCTGGTCCCTGTGGATTTCGTGGTACTCGACATGGAGGTGGATGAAAAGACTCCACTTATCCTGGGAAGACCATTTCTCAGCACTGCTAATGCACATATTGACGTTGGAGCCGGAGAAATTCAATTTACAATCAATGGGGCCCAGGAGAAGTTCAACTTCAAACCAAAGGTAGTGCAATCTTGGCAGTGGATGTGGCAACCGTCACATTCATAA